A part of Prolixibacteraceae bacterium genomic DNA contains:
- a CDS encoding Dabb family protein, giving the protein MINHTVLFKVKDFQQPEDKKAALEEIKAALMGLEGQIEQLRHIEVQLHYTLQSDSFDVALITHFDSIADVDIYQVHPLHQDAVKVVKQYAVGRACVDFEF; this is encoded by the coding sequence ATGATTAATCATACCGTTTTATTTAAAGTGAAAGATTTTCAGCAACCAGAAGATAAGAAGGCTGCATTAGAAGAAATTAAAGCGGCTCTAATGGGGCTTGAAGGACAGATCGAACAGTTAAGACATATTGAAGTTCAGCTTCATTATACTTTACAGTCTGATTCGTTCGATGTCGCTTTAATCACGCATTTTGATTCAATTGCGGATGTAGATATATATCAAGTTCATCCTCTTCATCAAGATGCAGTAAAAGTGGTCAAACAGTACGCTGTTGGTCGCGCATGTGTTGATTTCGAATTCTAA
- a CDS encoding DUF2023 family protein, protein MKVFVHHVYEYKKGLRNLVLHTMGRMMVQEAIKRLEGSNIDYHIQDVTNSKVNVFFGAKECVKIVKKICDKPLNELSAEEDFMLGIMLGYDRKVQCERYLSRSQYAKVMAS, encoded by the coding sequence ATGAAAGTTTTTGTGCATCATGTATATGAATATAAAAAAGGGCTGAGGAATTTGGTATTACATACTATGGGGCGTATGATGGTACAAGAGGCAATTAAACGGCTTGAAGGATCAAATATCGACTACCATATTCAGGATGTTACCAATTCGAAGGTGAATGTGTTTTTTGGAGCAAAGGAGTGTGTTAAAATTGTGAAGAAGATCTGTGATAAACCGCTCAATGAGCTCTCTGCAGAAGAAGACTTTATGTTGGGGATCATGTTAGGATATGATCGTAAGGTGCAATGTGAGAGATATCTATCACGAAGCCAATACGCAAAAGTAATGGCTTCGTAA
- a CDS encoding flavodoxin yields MGKTAIVFGSTTGNTESVAEMIAEKLGGDASILNVDDMSSSDFESYDNLILGTSTWGSGDLQDDWEGSIDDLESADLNGKVIALFGLGDAESYSDTFVDGMGKVYEAVKDKGCTLVGAVDTDGYDYEESEAVVDGKFVGLPLDQDNADDETEDRVTNWVESFKSLLK; encoded by the coding sequence ATGGGTAAAACAGCTATTGTATTTGGATCTACCACAGGTAATACGGAGAGTGTTGCTGAAATGATTGCAGAAAAGCTTGGTGGTGATGCTTCCATTCTTAATGTTGATGATATGTCATCTTCTGATTTTGAATCGTATGATAATCTTATTCTTGGAACTTCTACTTGGGGTAGTGGTGACTTGCAAGATGATTGGGAAGGATCTATTGATGATCTTGAATCAGCAGACCTTAACGGTAAAGTAATTGCTCTCTTTGGTCTTGGAGATGCAGAGAGTTATAGCGATACTTTCGTTGACGGTATGGGTAAGGTTTATGAAGCGGTAAAGGATAAAGGATGTACTTTAGTTGGCGCTGTAGATACAGATGGTTATGACTATGAAGAGTCAGAAGCAGTGGTGGATGGTAAGTTCGTTGGACTACCGTTAGACCAAGATAATGCAGATGATGAAACAGAAGATAGGGTAACCAATTGGGTAGAAAGCTTTAAATCATTGTTGAAATAA
- a CDS encoding AAA family ATPase, with translation MKIRNITIENIHSLKGRHTINFDQKPLADTGIFAIIGPTGSGKSTILDAICLALFNQTPRTGKLSKSEVANYGAIMTRNTKSALAEVTYEVNGQTYRSKWMISSTRTGTLRDYDMELVKINDGEDEIISVKRKYIPTENSQIIGLNFDQFIKSMMLSQGAFTKFIEANSNERGELLEKLTGTEVYRKIGIEAFDRNKEEQQKLEQLKLELSYLHILTSDELQNIQLEKRQLLEKIENLFAELKTAQSQQQLHIQKEGIISQIQKDQATKDNIIEKLLSFEKKREQISQHEKITPYLVDIDKYKQKKSLYIESKIAITELLEVVEHGATELKLHQSSFVEEQKQLDLAKEQYLKLQPLWQEVEQLDQKINIIAENRASLEKQKASLTKQENHRAIQIQSIDSQLSQLSIEQEKQKDLLGREKEIGAYKLNITLNESTYTQWIQCRKEIKQIIQQHSNNPTIISIEQQSEIDDKLTHIANSQQAALEYIKKKRDELSELDETSLDKEHHTNSLLLSSITSLKTLLEKEQEIKNLIDQEMKNQDRIDGELTELRQELEHKKGRHQILQLRLKELLTKQKREVLEAKYSDDRQRLTEGNPCPLCGALEHPYREHDRETNIDNTSKEINKAEEQVASEQKVLDKLQQNLTKLLTTKEQGGAWIKKWKQLLVEQQEAKHKLTTTKSYLNNSLSQLNLEQKKLEDRQDQIDQFKKLFGQLKDATIRKVMIDELHQKYELLHGYQSNLRSHGFHKIESPLLLKEEIDNRKEMILHFEKAKDQSERVVKQVNDLHSQKQIHISEKKSESQQAQTLEKEMEDIGNEQSKIAKKRISLLDDKSPKEEEKRWQTKLTDQQEHVTILEKKKIVANENHEFHKKSLKQNEVELDQITKEFNSLSEQIHDIITPLGYSNIESLIQDILSQERYHSLKEELKQLEEQKIRVSELLTLSEERLKKIRSEVEPNRDITFWNSTLETLQNQHNDLLKEMGIIENKLKQNDLNKKNAKKLIEEVEKQSKETVKWRNLTELIGDASGNKFAKYAQELTLRKLLYHANKHLNNLTDRYWISYQKTDKIDDLFIVDTYHGDSMRSVKTLSGGEKFIVSLSLAIALSELAGRKTQIESLFIDEGFGTLDQEALDIALNALEKLQVEQNRTIGIISHVKEIKDRIATQISLQKQNNGYSTLDIIS, from the coding sequence ATGAAAATTCGTAACATCACCATAGAAAATATACATTCTCTAAAAGGTAGACATACCATTAACTTTGATCAGAAACCTCTTGCTGACACAGGTATATTTGCCATTATTGGACCAACGGGATCAGGTAAAAGTACGATATTAGACGCGATATGTTTGGCTCTCTTTAATCAAACACCAAGAACGGGGAAGTTATCGAAGAGTGAAGTGGCCAACTACGGCGCTATCATGACACGAAATACCAAAAGTGCACTCGCAGAAGTTACCTATGAAGTAAATGGACAGACATACCGTTCTAAATGGATGATCTCCAGCACACGAACAGGCACACTTCGTGATTACGACATGGAGCTCGTGAAGATCAATGATGGAGAAGATGAAATTATTTCAGTGAAGCGAAAGTATATTCCAACTGAAAATAGCCAAATCATTGGGTTGAACTTCGATCAGTTTATCAAATCCATGATGCTATCTCAAGGGGCCTTTACAAAATTCATTGAAGCCAATTCAAACGAACGAGGCGAACTGTTAGAAAAATTAACAGGCACAGAAGTCTATCGTAAAATTGGGATCGAAGCCTTCGATAGGAATAAGGAAGAACAACAGAAGCTAGAACAGTTAAAATTAGAGCTTTCATATCTACATATTCTAACTTCAGACGAATTACAGAATATTCAGTTAGAGAAGAGACAACTTCTTGAGAAGATAGAAAACTTATTTGCGGAACTTAAAACAGCACAAAGTCAGCAACAACTTCATATTCAAAAAGAGGGTATCATATCCCAAATACAGAAAGACCAAGCCACAAAAGATAATATAATAGAAAAGCTTCTGTCTTTCGAGAAGAAAAGAGAGCAGATCAGTCAACATGAAAAGATAACGCCTTACCTTGTTGATATAGATAAGTATAAGCAGAAAAAGAGTCTTTACATCGAAAGTAAAATTGCTATTACAGAACTTCTAGAAGTAGTAGAGCATGGAGCAACAGAATTGAAATTACATCAATCTTCTTTCGTTGAAGAGCAAAAACAATTAGATCTCGCAAAGGAACAATATCTAAAACTCCAACCTCTCTGGCAAGAAGTAGAACAATTAGATCAGAAGATTAATATCATTGCTGAAAATAGAGCAAGCTTAGAGAAACAGAAAGCATCGTTAACAAAACAAGAAAACCATCGCGCCATACAGATTCAGTCTATTGATAGTCAGTTGTCACAACTATCAATAGAACAAGAGAAGCAAAAAGATCTACTTGGACGTGAAAAAGAGATCGGGGCATATAAATTAAATATTACATTAAATGAATCAACTTATACTCAATGGATACAGTGTCGGAAAGAGATAAAGCAAATTATCCAACAACACTCAAATAATCCGACGATTATATCTATTGAACAGCAGTCTGAAATAGATGATAAGCTAACCCATATAGCAAATAGCCAACAAGCTGCTTTAGAATATATTAAAAAGAAGAGAGACGAGCTATCTGAACTTGATGAAACCTCTTTAGACAAGGAGCATCATACAAATTCGCTGCTATTATCATCCATTACATCTCTTAAGACACTTTTGGAAAAAGAGCAAGAGATCAAAAATCTTATTGATCAAGAGATGAAAAATCAAGATCGAATTGATGGAGAACTTACTGAGTTAAGGCAAGAGCTAGAACATAAGAAAGGACGACATCAGATCTTGCAATTAAGACTTAAAGAGCTATTGACCAAACAAAAGAGAGAGGTATTAGAGGCAAAATACTCTGATGACCGTCAAAGACTGACTGAGGGAAACCCATGTCCTCTTTGTGGGGCATTAGAACACCCCTATAGAGAACATGATAGAGAGACGAATATAGATAATACATCAAAAGAGATCAACAAGGCGGAAGAACAAGTGGCCTCCGAACAAAAAGTACTCGATAAGTTACAACAAAATCTCACGAAACTCCTTACTACAAAAGAGCAAGGAGGGGCATGGATTAAAAAGTGGAAACAGTTACTGGTTGAACAACAAGAAGCAAAACATAAACTTACAACCACAAAATCCTATTTAAACAACTCCCTTTCTCAACTAAATCTAGAGCAAAAGAAACTAGAGGATAGACAAGACCAAATCGATCAATTTAAAAAGCTCTTTGGACAACTAAAAGATGCAACAATAAGAAAGGTAATGATTGACGAGCTCCATCAGAAATATGAGCTACTCCATGGTTATCAAAGTAATCTTCGTTCACATGGATTCCATAAAATCGAATCACCTCTGCTGCTAAAAGAAGAGATTGATAACCGAAAGGAAATGATTTTACACTTCGAAAAAGCAAAAGATCAATCAGAAAGAGTTGTAAAACAGGTCAACGATCTGCATTCTCAAAAACAGATCCATATCTCAGAGAAAAAGAGTGAGAGTCAACAAGCACAAACTCTAGAGAAAGAGATGGAGGATATTGGTAATGAACAGTCTAAAATAGCAAAAAAACGCATATCTCTTCTCGATGACAAATCACCAAAAGAGGAGGAGAAGCGCTGGCAAACCAAACTGACAGATCAGCAAGAGCATGTTACAATTCTGGAAAAGAAGAAGATCGTTGCAAATGAAAATCATGAGTTCCACAAAAAGAGTTTAAAACAAAACGAGGTAGAGCTAGATCAGATCACAAAAGAGTTTAATAGCCTATCGGAACAGATCCATGATATCATTACTCCTTTGGGATACTCTAACATTGAATCACTAATCCAAGATATTCTTTCTCAAGAACGTTATCACTCCTTAAAAGAGGAACTCAAACAGCTTGAAGAGCAAAAAATACGCGTATCGGAGTTATTGACACTTTCAGAAGAGAGACTCAAAAAGATCAGATCAGAAGTTGAACCAAATAGAGATATTACTTTTTGGAATAGCACCTTAGAGACACTTCAAAATCAACACAATGACTTATTGAAGGAGATGGGTATCATTGAAAACAAGTTAAAACAAAATGATCTCAACAAGAAAAATGCAAAAAAGCTAATTGAAGAGGTCGAGAAACAAAGTAAAGAAACCGTAAAATGGAGAAACCTTACGGAACTGATCGGTGATGCTAGTGGAAATAAATTTGCTAAATATGCACAAGAGTTAACACTACGAAAACTATTGTATCATGCCAACAAGCACTTGAATAATCTTACAGACAGATACTGGATTAGCTATCAAAAAACAGATAAGATTGATGACCTATTTATTGTGGATACTTACCATGGTGACAGTATGCGGTCAGTGAAGACTCTTTCTGGAGGAGAAAAATTTATTGTCAGTCTATCCTTAGCAATTGCACTTTCTGAGCTAGCGGGAAGAAAAACTCAAATCGAATCACTATTTATTGATGAAGGTTTTGGCACACTAGATCAAGAAGCATTAGACATTGCTCTCAATGCACTTGAGAAGCTTCAAGTCGAGCAAAACAGAACTATTGGAATAATTAGCCACGTGAAAGAGATTAAAGATCGTATTGCGACCCAAATATCTTTACAAAAGCAGAATAATGGGTATAGTACACTAGACATAATTTCATAA
- a CDS encoding class I mannose-6-phosphate isomerase, with amino-acid sequence MDSLKGLYPFKFTPILKDKIWGGKKLEDILGKKIAPLPNAGESWEISGVEGDVSTVANGFLAGNDLQDLIEVYMGELVGDSVYESFGTEFPLLIKFIDANDDLSIQVHPDDTLSKERHNAFGKTEMWYVVQADKGSTLISGFSKEVTKEEYVKAVEDNTVMEMLNTEEVQAGDVFFMPAGRVHAIGSGLLVAEIQQTSDVTYRIYDFNRKDADGNGRELHTELAVDAIDFTKEDNYRTAYEVKNNESSELVSCKYFTTNVLELTENIEMSYNKLDSFVIYMCLEGAYEIQWEEGTVEVGLGETVLVPASMENFTLKPKGQAKLLEVYIKENM; translated from the coding sequence ATGGACAGTCTAAAAGGGTTGTATCCTTTCAAATTTACTCCGATATTAAAAGATAAGATTTGGGGTGGTAAGAAGTTAGAAGATATTTTAGGTAAAAAGATAGCTCCTCTTCCAAATGCAGGAGAGTCTTGGGAGATCTCTGGTGTTGAGGGAGATGTCTCTACTGTTGCCAATGGTTTCTTAGCTGGTAATGATCTACAAGATCTTATTGAAGTGTATATGGGAGAACTTGTTGGAGATAGTGTGTATGAATCTTTCGGTACTGAATTTCCATTGCTAATCAAATTTATCGATGCAAACGATGATCTGTCTATTCAAGTTCATCCTGATGATACGCTGTCTAAAGAGAGACATAATGCTTTTGGTAAAACTGAAATGTGGTACGTCGTTCAAGCCGATAAAGGAAGTACTTTGATCTCTGGCTTTTCTAAAGAGGTGACCAAAGAGGAGTATGTAAAGGCTGTGGAGGACAATACCGTGATGGAGATGTTGAATACAGAAGAGGTTCAGGCTGGTGATGTATTCTTTATGCCTGCTGGTCGTGTCCATGCTATTGGAAGCGGACTATTGGTCGCTGAAATTCAACAGACTTCTGATGTAACCTATCGTATCTATGATTTCAATAGAAAAGATGCTGATGGTAATGGTCGTGAACTGCATACGGAACTTGCTGTTGATGCTATTGACTTCACAAAAGAGGATAATTATCGTACTGCATACGAAGTGAAAAACAACGAGTCTTCAGAATTGGTTTCTTGTAAGTATTTTACTACAAATGTTCTTGAGCTGACTGAAAATATTGAAATGAGCTATAATAAACTCGACTCTTTTGTTATCTATATGTGTTTAGAAGGTGCATATGAGATTCAATGGGAAGAGGGAACCGTTGAGGTTGGCTTAGGGGAAACTGTTTTGGTGCCAGCATCGATGGAGAATTTTACTTTAAAGCCGAAAGGTCAAGCCAAACTTTTAGAGGTTTATATTAAGGAAAATATGTAG
- a CDS encoding DUF4955 domain-containing protein, with amino-acid sequence MIKKNIFFAITLTLGLTVNIKAQESKTWNTFLQQKSDKQVTDLPDFSYAGYHRGEKAIPDADYKVFDVTKFGAKPNDKRSDRKAVQKAIRAAEKNGSGIVFFPAGEYRLQEKKDPTKPITISGDKIVLRGSGSGEGGTKLYFAKDLPPKDPNKLWTCPYFIEFTAKGKDAYISNVLNDLEKGESTVHLLSASGLKEGQWVYIRLSNTDPDLIEHEMCGCKVDKSWKSIREKKGIYVKEYHQIKSINGNKVTFYEPVMHKVESQYGWKLYTFASSEEVGVEDIAFVGNWKENFIHHKNPLHDGGYSAVKLGRVVNSYMRRCSFHDFNRISHISGSANVSVINCVITGTPGHSSIGASASSRVFLGKIDDQSSQWHAPGVASSTIGTVIWRVRYTDKTSFESHASQPRATLFDCVEGGFFLGRAGGARQNLPNHMEDLILWNFKETDKAESGFEFWSSKTWFWKLLPPTIVGFHGAGTTFEASQVKIDESHGTPVKPESLYEEQLKLRLGKLPKWLVELKKVEFK; translated from the coding sequence ATGATAAAGAAAAACATATTCTTTGCCATCACTCTTACGCTTGGATTAACCGTAAACATAAAAGCACAAGAGAGCAAAACTTGGAATACTTTTCTTCAACAGAAGAGTGATAAACAAGTGACAGATCTTCCTGACTTTAGTTATGCAGGATATCACAGAGGAGAAAAAGCCATCCCTGATGCGGACTATAAAGTTTTTGACGTCACTAAGTTTGGAGCAAAACCAAATGACAAGAGGTCTGACCGCAAAGCGGTTCAAAAAGCAATTCGTGCAGCGGAAAAGAATGGTTCTGGTATTGTATTCTTCCCAGCAGGCGAGTATCGCTTACAAGAGAAAAAAGATCCTACCAAGCCAATTACCATTAGTGGAGACAAGATTGTCCTGAGAGGAAGTGGATCAGGCGAAGGGGGAACAAAGCTCTATTTTGCAAAAGATCTTCCACCTAAAGATCCAAATAAGCTTTGGACATGCCCATATTTTATTGAGTTCACAGCAAAAGGGAAAGATGCCTATATCTCAAACGTACTTAATGATCTTGAGAAAGGAGAATCAACAGTTCATCTATTATCTGCATCAGGACTAAAAGAGGGACAATGGGTATATATCCGTTTGAGCAATACAGACCCAGACCTTATCGAACATGAGATGTGTGGCTGTAAAGTGGATAAATCATGGAAGTCAATAAGAGAAAAGAAAGGTATTTATGTAAAAGAGTACCATCAGATTAAATCGATCAATGGAAATAAAGTAACTTTCTACGAACCTGTAATGCACAAAGTGGAGAGTCAATATGGTTGGAAACTTTACACTTTCGCTTCTAGTGAAGAGGTAGGAGTTGAAGACATTGCTTTTGTTGGAAATTGGAAAGAAAACTTTATTCATCATAAGAATCCTCTTCATGATGGTGGTTACTCTGCTGTAAAATTAGGACGTGTCGTTAATAGTTACATGCGTAGATGTTCATTTCATGATTTCAACAGAATATCTCATATTTCAGGTTCAGCCAATGTATCTGTTATTAACTGTGTTATCACAGGGACTCCAGGTCACAGTTCGATAGGTGCGAGTGCATCGTCAAGAGTATTCTTAGGTAAAATCGATGATCAATCATCACAATGGCATGCACCAGGTGTTGCTAGTTCTACTATTGGAACAGTGATTTGGAGAGTTCGATATACTGACAAAACTAGTTTTGAATCCCACGCATCACAACCGAGAGCAACTCTTTTCGACTGTGTTGAAGGTGGTTTCTTTTTAGGTCGTGCAGGAGGTGCAAGACAGAATCTTCCAAATCATATGGAAGACTTAATTTTATGGAACTTTAAAGAGACTGATAAAGCAGAGAGTGGTTTCGAATTTTGGTCATCAAAAACATGGTTCTGGAAACTTCTACCTCCAACCATCGTAGGTTTCCATGGTGCAGGAACAACATTTGAGGCTTCACAAGTAAAGATTGATGAGTCACACGGAACACCTGTAAAACCAGAATCTCTTTACGAAGAGCAACTAAAACTTAGATTAGGCAAATTACCCAAATGGTTAGTAGAGCTAAAAAAGGTTGAGTTCAAATAG
- a CDS encoding patatin-like phospholipase family protein, translating to MKKEIALTLSSGGARGIAQIGVIQEILNQGYTISSIAGASIGAVIGGLYAAGKLDEYTDWICNLNRLDVFHLMDLDFSGQTGLIQGKRVFGHLENWVGGMTIEELPMPYVAVASDMVNRKEIIFDGGDLLTAMRASVAIPGFLTPVIHNDDPLFDGGVCNPIPVNRIQKEDHHLHVAVDLNAYVEPDLRATMMAMLESTEEEHLLPFHMQGPVFEKVVSLVHKYSHLLGGDENENEHDKKSSLSYFSTMNHMFDMMQEQLSSYILRDNPPDVLIKIPRDLCSTFDFDKSRDLVEIGRLAARETLKQLENSTIAN from the coding sequence ATGAAAAAAGAGATTGCTTTAACTCTTTCAAGTGGTGGGGCTCGTGGTATTGCACAGATTGGTGTAATTCAGGAGATTCTGAATCAAGGGTACACCATATCTTCTATTGCTGGAGCATCTATTGGGGCTGTGATCGGAGGTCTATATGCCGCTGGCAAGTTAGACGAGTATACTGATTGGATCTGTAATCTAAATCGGTTAGATGTGTTCCATCTGATGGATCTTGATTTCTCCGGACAGACGGGATTGATTCAAGGGAAAAGAGTCTTTGGTCATCTAGAGAATTGGGTTGGAGGCATGACCATTGAGGAGCTCCCTATGCCATACGTAGCTGTCGCAAGTGATATGGTTAACCGTAAAGAGATAATATTTGATGGAGGTGATTTATTGACTGCGATGAGAGCATCTGTTGCAATTCCTGGGTTTTTAACTCCTGTAATTCATAACGATGACCCTTTATTTGATGGAGGTGTATGTAATCCAATTCCTGTCAATAGGATACAAAAAGAAGACCATCATCTGCATGTCGCTGTCGATTTGAATGCATATGTGGAACCAGACCTAAGAGCAACGATGATGGCAATGTTGGAATCTACTGAAGAGGAGCATCTTCTTCCATTCCATATGCAGGGACCTGTATTTGAGAAGGTGGTTTCTCTAGTGCATAAATATTCTCACTTACTTGGAGGTGATGAAAATGAGAATGAACATGATAAGAAAAGCTCTTTATCATACTTCTCAACAATGAACCATATGTTTGATATGATGCAAGAACAGTTGTCTAGCTATATTCTTAGAGACAATCCACCTGATGTTTTGATTAAAATACCACGTGATTTATGCAGTACATTTGATTTTGATAAGTCTCGTGACTTAGTGGAGATAGGTCGTTTGGCAGCACGCGAAACTTTAAAACAATTGGAAAATAGTACTATTGCGAATTAG
- the sbcD gene encoding exonuclease subunit SbcD yields the protein MKILHTSDWHIGHRLQLQDRTEEHKNFFHWLIQTINKEEVDVLIVSGDIFDIGYPSNQMLHLYYHFLLELKDSFCKRVIITGGNHDQASTLNAPKEILKALNIDIVGGMPNEMEKEIIRIETSNPERPLVIIATPFLRDREIRKSSPGESFETKMKATALGIATHYREAVDHILEDNTISPTIIAMGHLLVTGVSMSDSEREIHIGSLQGVPIDKFPPEIDYFALGHIHRPQKIQGNDHIRYCGSPIPLSFSEHKDIKKVILVDIDDSDGNISTKELETPKLRYWKRTKGTLAEVQLTLQQHQSELEKKDWFEIQVIEPTYDPNIISTYESWLESERETDQYKIIKESLQFDQNENITSERDQYTKDLSEMTIKEVFTSLIVDKGIEDDELLLQTLNELLQDNPTLLD from the coding sequence ATGAAAATCTTACACACATCTGACTGGCATATAGGACACAGACTACAACTACAGGATAGAACTGAAGAGCACAAAAATTTCTTTCATTGGTTAATCCAGACTATTAATAAAGAAGAGGTGGATGTATTGATCGTATCAGGAGATATATTTGATATCGGGTATCCATCCAATCAGATGTTACACCTTTATTATCATTTTCTACTAGAGTTAAAAGACTCTTTTTGTAAAAGAGTTATTATCACTGGTGGAAACCATGATCAAGCAAGTACACTTAATGCCCCAAAAGAGATTCTAAAAGCCTTAAATATTGATATCGTAGGTGGGATGCCCAATGAGATGGAGAAAGAGATTATTCGTATAGAGACTTCAAATCCTGAAAGGCCACTAGTCATTATTGCGACCCCTTTTCTTCGAGATAGAGAAATCCGAAAATCATCACCAGGCGAATCCTTTGAGACCAAGATGAAAGCGACAGCTCTTGGGATAGCAACACACTACAGAGAAGCCGTAGATCATATACTTGAAGACAACACAATCTCTCCAACTATTATTGCAATGGGGCATTTATTGGTCACAGGAGTATCCATGTCTGATAGTGAAAGAGAGATTCATATTGGATCACTTCAAGGAGTCCCAATAGATAAATTTCCTCCAGAAATCGACTATTTTGCATTAGGGCATATACATCGTCCACAAAAGATACAGGGAAATGATCATATCCGTTACTGTGGATCTCCGATTCCACTATCTTTTTCAGAGCATAAGGATATAAAAAAAGTAATTCTTGTTGACATCGATGATTCGGACGGTAATATATCGACCAAAGAGTTAGAGACACCAAAACTTCGTTACTGGAAAAGAACGAAAGGAACACTCGCAGAGGTTCAATTAACACTTCAACAACATCAATCTGAATTGGAGAAGAAAGATTGGTTTGAGATACAGGTTATAGAGCCAACCTATGACCCCAATATCATCTCAACCTATGAAAGTTGGCTAGAGAGTGAACGCGAAACTGATCAATATAAAATTATAAAAGAGAGTTTACAGTTTGATCAAAATGAGAACATTACGAGTGAACGAGATCAATACACAAAGGATCTTAGTGAAATGACAATTAAAGAAGTTTTTACCTCTCTCATAGTCGACAAGGGAATTGAAGATGATGAACTTTTACTACAAACATTAAATGAACTACTTCAGGATAATCCAACCTTATTAGATTAA
- a CDS encoding DUF6340 family protein encodes MMDRYIGRFTLLIILLGMFSCKMTYNIPIEQLGETSSKIPLEDETVLVVNRGNNFLSKSLDSLTIQSFFLSHKLTGDTIINSDISTTIATQSMADQLYHQNKEVVLDLNSFKNDTTTQDSTQIIKAPLSEAQMLLLYSQYRVPKALVLEGIITQINSTVFDSQYSMKLKNLEVAGKYIAVWRYYDLVQNKVLFTTKKQASLYWNSEGYNLNTILKAIPPFYQINGNLAYVSSEDIAKKITPKWEKSSRNFFFLNKKYEQELIIPQVKKFEWGKVLTYFKKCLESGEYNSNKYKVFHNMAICEEMMGYPEKAMELIDQSLNLRYSYPSNFYKQQLLDLEE; translated from the coding sequence ATGATGGATAGATATATTGGACGCTTTACACTGCTTATAATACTATTGGGAATGTTTTCATGCAAAATGACCTATAATATTCCTATTGAGCAATTGGGAGAGACAAGTAGTAAAATCCCACTAGAGGATGAAACAGTTCTTGTAGTAAACAGGGGAAATAATTTCCTCAGCAAATCACTTGATTCACTAACGATTCAAAGCTTTTTTCTTTCTCACAAACTAACTGGAGATACAATCATTAATAGTGATATTAGCACAACAATTGCAACACAAAGTATGGCTGATCAGCTATATCATCAAAACAAAGAGGTGGTTCTAGACTTAAATAGTTTTAAAAATGACACCACCACACAAGACTCAACACAAATAATAAAAGCCCCCCTCTCAGAAGCACAAATGTTGCTATTATATTCACAATATCGTGTACCCAAAGCATTGGTTCTAGAAGGAATTATCACACAAATAAACAGTACTGTTTTCGATTCACAATATAGTATGAAACTTAAGAATCTAGAAGTTGCTGGTAAATATATTGCTGTATGGAGATACTACGACCTTGTTCAGAACAAGGTGCTTTTCACAACAAAAAAGCAGGCATCACTATACTGGAATTCTGAAGGATACAATCTTAACACAATACTTAAAGCAATTCCTCCTTTTTATCAAATAAATGGTAATTTGGCATATGTAAGCAGTGAGGATATTGCGAAAAAGATCACACCTAAATGGGAGAAAAGCTCGAGAAATTTCTTTTTCTTAAACAAGAAATATGAACAGGAACTGATTATTCCACAAGTAAAGAAATTCGAATGGGGTAAGGTTTTAACCTATTTCAAAAAGTGTTTAGAAAGTGGTGAGTATAATTCAAATAAGTATAAGGTCTTTCACAACATGGCTATATGTGAAGAGATGATGGGATATCCAGAGAAAGCGATGGAACTAATTGATCAATCTTTAAATCTCAGATATTCATACCCTTCTAATTTTTATAAACAGCAACTGCTCGATTTAGAAGAATAA